A region of the bacterium HR34 genome:
GCATCATTTTTCGCCCAATATTATTATGTTTCAATACCTCTTTTTATAATTTCTTTATTATTATTCCTCCAAAAGCAGGAAAAAAGATTGTTTTATTTTGTTTTGTATTCCTTAATTTTCTCGGCGATATTTTTTGCAAGTTTTAATTATTTTCTTAACTATCAAAACAGAGTACTTAAAAAAGAATTTTATTTTGAAAATAAAAGTTTTTTAGTAAAAGTTTTAGATGAGCCAAGAGAAAGAGAAAAGAATATTTTTGTGAAAGTCAAGATATTGGAGGAAGAAGGTTTCCATGGCTTATATAAAAACATTGCTTTGTATTTACCCACGGACGCTGAAATTAATTATGGCGATATGCTAAAAATACAAGGTAAAATTCAAACTCCTCAAAACACAGGCAATTTTAATTATAGACAGTATTTGAACAAAGAAAATATAGGTTTGGTTTCTGTATATCCAAAATTTGAAATAATAAATAAAAAACAATATGAAAACTTTTTTGAGAAAATAAAAGGATTTGCTTTAGAGCAAAAGCAAAATTTTAAAGAAAAAATTAAAAATAATCTTTCACAAGACACAGCCAGCCTTTTAAATTCTATTGTTTGGGGATATAAGTCTGATATTCCCAAAGATTTATCTGACAATTTAAGCAAAGTTGGCTTGCGACATATCACAGCAATTTCAGGTCTTCATATAACCCTTATTTCTACTTTATTAATGGAATCTATTTTGCTTTTGGGTTTTTGGAGAAGGCAGGCTTTTTTGTTGTCTGTTGTTTTAGTTTCTTTTTATGTGTTTTTGCTTGGTTTTCCTCCATCTGCTGTAAGGGCCGCCATAATGGGAGGACTATTTTTGTTATCTCAAAACATAGGAAAGCCAACTAATTTGTTGAATCCTGTTTTACTAGCAGCAACTGTTATGTTATTGTTTAATCCCTTACTTTTGAAATATGATATTGGTTTTCAACTCTCTTTCTTGGCTGTTTTGGGAATAATTTTTTGGTCTAATTTTATTAAAGATAAACTAAAAATTTTATTTTTTAACAACGAAAATTACTTTTTAAACATAATATCACTTTCTATTTCAGCACAGATTTTTACAATACCTTTGGTGGCTTTTTATTTTGGTATAGTATCTCTTGTGTTTTTAATATCAAACTTAATTATTTTGCCATTACTTCCTTTAATTTTATTTTTCGGATTTTTAGGATCAATTATTCCTTATGGTGAGGTTTTTCTTATTACTATTTGGCCAATAGTAAAATTAATTGTCTTAATCTCAGACTTTTTCTCAAGTTTGAATTTTTCATTTTTAAATATCCAAAACTTGCCTTTAATGTACTTAGTATTAATATATACTTTATTGGTGATTTTAACATATTTTGTTTATAAAAAATATAGATTTTCATCTGTAAAAATATGATTTCGTGGACAATACCCGCAATTTTTTCTTTTTTGTTTTTTGCTTTTGGTACTACAATAGAAAGGTTTTATATGGGCCGAAAAGTTTTAAGACCAGAGTTGAGTGTTTTTTTTGTTGGGCTTTTGAGTTTATTTTATATTATATTCATTCCTTTTGTTGATTTTTATGTTATAGACCCTTATTTATTTTTAAAAACTTTACTTGTTTCTAGTTTTCAAGTAGGAGGGCTTTTTCTTTTGTATTATTCTTTAACAAAATTCGACGCAAGCAGTTTTGTGCCGGCAATTACTGCTTTTATGCCGATTTTTTCTTTTGGAGCTGGTATTTTTCTCTCTAATTCTTCGGTTAGTATTGCTGGTATTGTTGCTTTTTTGTTTTTGTTATCTGGGAGTTTTATTGTTAGTTATCATAAAAAAATAGAAATAACAAAAGAAACTTTATTCTCCGCGTTTTTAACATCTATTTTGCTTTCTATGTTTTTTGTTTTCTCAAAATTTGTTTTTGAAGAATCTAATTTTTGGACAGGTTTTATTTGGATAAATATAGCAGATTTTGTAATTTCTTCTTTGATTATTGTTTTTTATAAAGAAGCGAGGGATAATTTGTTGGAAATTATTCGCAAAGCAAGGGAGGCAAAAGCAAAAAGAGAATATTATAAAATAAAATACCCCTTGGCTTATGGATTTTCAAAAATATCTGGTGGAATAGGCACCATACTTCAACTTTTTGCAGTTAGTATTGTTCCCTCGCAATACATAGGTATTATACAGGCGTTTCAGGGTCTTGAGATATTTTTTGTTATTCTTTTTAGTCTGCTTTTCTTTAAGATTTGGAAAGATTTTCCAACAGACATTGCACAGGACAAAAATCTTGTAAAAAGAGTGTCTGGCGCTGTTTTAATATCGATAGGTTTAGTTATTGTTCATTTATATTTATAAAAATATGTACTTGAGTATAATAATTCCTACTCTTAATGAAGAAAAATATTTGCCGAAATTATTAGAATCAATAAAAAAGCAAACCTTTAAAGATTATGAAATCATAGTTGCTGATGCTGGCTCAAAAGACAAAACAGTTGAAATTGCAAAAAAATATGGTTGCAAAATAGTAAAAGGCGGCTTGCCTGCTCAAGGAAGAAATAACGGCGCAAAACACGCTCAAGGAGAATTGTTGTTATTTTTAGACGCTGACAGTATTTTACCAACTAAATTTTTTTTAGAAAAGGCAATAAAAGAGTTTAATAAAAGAAAGTTGTCGGTTGCTTCTTGTGGTTTTTTGCCAGCAGACAAAAGCGTTTATCTGCCGTATAAAGCTGTTGTTAATTATTTCAGGTTCATCAGATTTTTAATGATAGCATTAGAAAATATTTTTCCTTTTGGAATAGGCGCTTGTATATTCGCTGAAAAAAGTTTTCATAATTCAATTGGTGGGTTTGCTGAGTCACTAAAATTAGCAGAGGATAACAATTATATAAAAAAGGCAGCCTCAAGAAGCAAATACGGTGTTTTAAGAAGTGTTTATTTTTCAACTTCTGTTAGGAGATTTGATAAGGAAAAATGGGTAAGACCGTTTATGCTTTATTTACTCGCCGCTTTTCTTGTTTTAGACGAAAAGAAGTTAAGATTGTTCAATAAAGGTATTTTTGAATATAGATATGGAAATTATTATGATATAATAAAAGAAAAAGGCTTGAGTTTAAATGCTAAAAATATTACAGATAAACTTACAAAAAAGATTAATTATAACAAAATAAAAATAAAAAGAGAAATATCATTAATTAAGAATAAAATTAAGAAAATAATAGAAAAAATATGAAAAAAATAGGGATATTTATTTTAATAGCAATAATTGTTATTGGATTTATGGATGTAAGAAATTTGCCAAATTTGGGCATAAATGAGTATGTTGAGTTTTTGTTTAAGAAATATGTTTTGTATAAAAACAATCAGCAGGCGCAAGAAAAAATAACAAAAGAATCTCCTCAAAATGGTTTGGGAACACAAGAACAAAATAAAGAATATTCTCCTGTTTTAGATTTGGAAAAACAAGTTATAAAAGTTGCTGACGAAGCGTCTGATTCTGTTGTTAGTATAATAATTACAAAAGAACTTCCTGTGATAGAATATAAATATGAAAATCCTTTTGAGGAGTTTTTTGGGCCTTTCTTTGAAATTCCTGTGCCAGAACAAAAAAGAACAGAGAAAAAAGAAGTTGGAGGTGGAAGCGGATTTGTTATTTCTGAAGACGGTTTAATTCTTACCAACAAACATGTGGTATTGGATGGCGGAGCAGAATACACAGCGGTTTTTAATAACGGCAACACTTATGATGTTGAAGTTTTAGCAAAAGATCCTTTTGAAGATATAGCCATATTAAGAATTAAACAAAAAGAAGGCGAAAATAAAAAATTTAAACCTTTGAAACTTGGAGATTCAGACGAGATAAAGGTTGGTCAGTTTGTTGTAGCAATAGGAAATGCTTTGGGAGAATTCAGAAATACTGTTTCTTTTGGAGTTGTTTCTGGCTTGTCAAGAAAAATTGTAGCAGGTGGTGGTGGTTTTACAGAAGAACTTTCTAACGTTATCCAAACAGACGCTGCAATAAATAGAGGAAATTCAGGAGGCCCCTTGTTAAATCTTAAAGGTGAGGTTATCGGAATAAATACTGCTGTTGCCGAAAACGCTCAAAATATTGGATTTGCAATACCCATAAATTTAGCAAAGAAGGATATTGAGCAGGTTGTTAAAACAGGAAAAATAACTTATCCTTTCATAGGTATTTATTACACAATAATTAACGATACTTTAAAAGAAGAATATGGTTTACCCGTAAATTATGGTGCTTGGGTTGGTCATAATGAACTTGGTGTCCCTACAAAAGAAGCGATTGTAAAAGGATCACCAGCGGAAAAAGCAGGTCTTAAAAGGAATGATATTATTTTAGAAATTAACGGCGAAAAGATAACAGAAGATAATAATTTAGGAAAAATTTTAAGAAAGCATAACCCCGGGGATGTTGTTAGATTAAAAGTTTTAAGAGAAGGCAAAGAGATTATAATGGATTTGGAATTAGGTGAGAGAAAAGAGTGGTAAAAACATTGACATTTTTTCAGGTTTATATATAATGGGAAAATATTAGCAATTTAAGAATTATCAGATTAGTAGGTTTTCAGAAAAGGTCGAAAAAGGTCGAAATTAAAAGTAATTTAAGAAAATTAAAAATATGGTAGATTATAAAGAGTTTCTTGAGTACATTATAAAAGGTATTGTTAACAATCCTGATAAAGTTGAAATAGAAAAGACTGTTGACGAAATGGGGGTGTTGTTAACAGTAAAGGCTCATCCTTCTGATGTTGGGTTGATAATAGGAAAGAAAGGTTCTGTTGCTCAGGCGATAAGAGCCTTAACAAGGATTGTTGGTTTGAAAAATAAAGCAAGAGTGAACATCAAAATAGAACAACCAAATCAATAAAATTAGGATTTTTTAAAACAAAAGCCCGCGAGGTACCTCGCGGGCTTTTGTTTTAAGATTAAGATTGGCCATCTTTTATCTAATAATATTGATAAAAAAAATACAAATAATTAAAAATCGAAAGTTTTTTATGAAATATCAAAATCCTAATTTTATTAATTAACTTGACAAAAATTTTTACTTTCCATATCTTTATACTTGATATTAAAGGTCGAATTAAAATTTAATATTATTTTTTAAAAAAAATGGTATTAGAATTTTACAACCAAGATGATGAATTTGAAGATGATGATTATGAAGAAGATGCCAATGAAGAAGATGAGGAAGAAGAGAATTATTAAATAAGTTGCGGGATAACCGCCCTTTTCAAAAGGGCGGTTTTGTTTTATAAGGGTTGAATGCACAGGAAAAAAGATAAAAAATTTTATATCAAAACAAGAAATGGTGAGGCTATTATTTTATATAATATTGAAAATGGCAAAATTAACGCTTATCATACTTTTGTTCCAGAATCTGAAATGGGCAAGGGTTTGGTTTCAAAATTTGCAGTTGTTTTTTAACTGGTTAGAAAAATAAAAATTAAAGGCTTTTGTAACTTATCCATTTTTAATAGATTTTGTTAAAAAACACAAAGAATATAAAAAATTTGTAATTAATAAAAATTTATGAATACAATAAATTTAGATGACTTTTCGAAATTAGATTTAAGAGTTGGCAAGATATTAGAGGCAGAGAAAATAGAGAATTCAGAAAAATTAGTTAAACTTCAAGTTTCTTTAGGAGATGAGGAAAGGCAAATAATTGCTGGAATAGGTAAGAGTTATTTACCAGAAGAACTTGTCGGAAGGCTTGTTGTTGTTTTGGCCAATTTAGAACCTAAAAAATTAATGGGTTATGAAAGCCAAGGAATGATTTTGGCAGCATCTGATGAAACAGGTTTGCCAAGTTTATTAACAGTTGATAAACAAATTTCTCCTGGCAGCAAAATAAAATGAAACACCATATATTTATAATATCTGGTTTCACCTTAATTATTTATCCTATATTTTTCCTGCTTTTTAATTTAGAAAAT
Encoded here:
- the epsJ gene encoding putative glycosyltransferase EpsJ, with translation MYLSIIIPTLNEEKYLPKLLESIKKQTFKDYEIIVADAGSKDKTVEIAKKYGCKIVKGGLPAQGRNNGAKHAQGELLLFLDADSILPTKFFLEKAIKEFNKRKLSVASCGFLPADKSVYLPYKAVVNYFRFIRFLMIALENIFPFGIGACIFAEKSFHNSIGGFAESLKLAEDNNYIKKAASRSKYGVLRSVYFSTSVRRFDKEKWVRPFMLYLLAAFLVLDEKKLRLFNKGIFEYRYGNYYDIIKEKGLSLNAKNITDKLTKKINYNKIKIKREISLIKNKIKKIIEKI
- the metG_1 gene encoding Methionine--tRNA ligase translates to MNTINLDDFSKLDLRVGKILEAEKIENSEKLVKLQVSLGDEERQIIAGIGKSYLPEELVGRLVVVLANLEPKKLMGYESQGMILAASDETGLPSLLTVDKQISPGSKIK
- the comEC_1 gene encoding ComE operon protein 3, whose product is MPRGKTDFLLFFSFIGGIFTASFFAQYYYVSIPLFIISLLLFLQKQEKRLFYFVLYSLIFSAIFFASFNYFLNYQNRVLKKEFYFENKSFLVKVLDEPREREKNIFVKVKILEEEGFHGLYKNIALYLPTDAEINYGDMLKIQGKIQTPQNTGNFNYRQYLNKENIGLVSVYPKFEIINKKQYENFFEKIKGFALEQKQNFKEKIKNNLSQDTASLLNSIVWGYKSDIPKDLSDNLSKVGLRHITAISGLHITLISTLLMESILLLGFWRRQAFLLSVVLVSFYVFLLGFPPSAVRAAIMGGLFLLSQNIGKPTNLLNPVLLAATVMLLFNPLLLKYDIGFQLSFLAVLGIIFWSNFIKDKLKILFFNNENYFLNIISLSISAQIFTIPLVAFYFGIVSLVFLISNLIILPLLPLILFFGFLGSIIPYGEVFLITIWPIVKLIVLISDFFSSLNFSFLNIQNLPLMYLVLIYTLLVILTYFVYKKYRFSSVKI
- the htrA gene encoding Putative serine protease HtrA, whose protein sequence is MKKIGIFILIAIIVIGFMDVRNLPNLGINEYVEFLFKKYVLYKNNQQAQEKITKESPQNGLGTQEQNKEYSPVLDLEKQVIKVADEASDSVVSIIITKELPVIEYKYENPFEEFFGPFFEIPVPEQKRTEKKEVGGGSGFVISEDGLILTNKHVVLDGGAEYTAVFNNGNTYDVEVLAKDPFEDIAILRIKQKEGENKKFKPLKLGDSDEIKVGQFVVAIGNALGEFRNTVSFGVVSGLSRKIVAGGGGFTEELSNVIQTDAAINRGNSGGPLLNLKGEVIGINTAVAENAQNIGFAIPINLAKKDIEQVVKTGKITYPFIGIYYTIINDTLKEEYGLPVNYGAWVGHNELGVPTKEAIVKGSPAEKAGLKRNDIILEINGEKITEDNNLGKILRKHNPGDVVRLKVLREGKEIIMDLELGERKEW